A genomic stretch from Calonectris borealis chromosome 6, bCalBor7.hap1.2, whole genome shotgun sequence includes:
- the ITGB6 gene encoding integrin beta-6 codes for MGIELLCLCFLFLQRNNCVQGTCSQERAVTCEDCLLSGPHCAWCFQENYTDLAGIHGRCDTPENLLSKGCQLNLIEFPISEVEIHRNKPLTVATQKNNSDVTQISPQKLTLRLRPGHEETIQIKVRQTEDYPIDLYYLMDLSASMDDDLNTIKELGSTLSKEMSKLTSNFRLGFGSFVEKPVSPFIKTTAEEINNPCRSVPYECLPTFGYKHVLPLTNDAEKFNEIVKGQRISANIDTPEGGFDAIMQAAVCKEKIGWRNDSLHLLVFVSDADSHFGMDSKLAGIVIPNDGNCHLDHNNEYSMSTVLEYPTIGQLIDKLVQNNVLLIFAVTNEQVHIYESYAKLIPGATVGRLQKDSGNILQLIIAAYQELRSEVELEVLGETEGLNLSFTAICNNGTFFPHQRKCSHVKVGDTVSFNVTVSLSSCEKTRRHIVVKPVGLSDTLEIELLPQCSCNCQAKAETNSPKCSKGKGSFECGVCVCSPGYVGPRCECEESALGASSCKGAAERSSCSGRGDCYCGRCVCHPSLYGRVYGPRCECDDFSCVRHRGLQCGGNGDCDCGECVCHSGWTGEYCNCTTDTSACVAEDGTLCSGRGECVCGSCACTHPGASGQTCEKCPLCGDPCSSRRSCVECHLASDDKSLGECSEKCKLVDATVSTAEDYSEDKSIPCSLQGENECITTFLLAMDEQRRTVIHSIEQKDCPQLPNIPMIMVGVTLAILLIGIVLLCIWKLLVSVQDRKEVAKFEAEKSKVKWQMETNPLYRGSTTTFKNVTYKNEEKQKGAMAADFY; via the exons ATGGGGATTGAATTGCTTTGCCTCTGTTTCCtatttctgcaaagaaataaCTGTGTGCAAG GGACCTGTTCTCAAGAAAGAGCAGTGACTTGTGAAGATTGTTTGCTTTCCGGACCACACTGCGCTTGGTGTTTTCAAGAG AATTACACAGACTTGGCTGGAATTCATGGGAGGTGTGATACCCCAGAAAACCTTTTGTCAAAAGGATGCCAGTTGAATTTGATTGAATTTCCCATTTCAGAAGTAGAAATTCACAGAAACAAGCCCCTAACTGTAGCAACCCAGAAGAACAATTCTGATGTCACACAGATTTCTCCCCAAAAATTAACTCTCAGGCTGCGCCCAG GACATGAAGAAACAATACAGATCAAGGTTCGCCAAACTGAAGATTATCCAATTGATCTCTATTACCTCATGGATCTTTCAGCCTCCATGGATGATGATCTGAATACAATCAAAGAACTGGGTTCAACTCTTTCCAAAGAAATGTCAAAACTGACAAGCAACTTCAGACTGGGGTTTGGATCTTTTGTTGAAAAACCAGTTTCACCATTTATCAAAACTacagctgaagaaataaacaacCCTTGCAG AAGTGTACCATACGAGTGCTTACCCACCTTTGGATACAAACATGTTTTGCCACTAACAAATGATGCTGAAAAATTCAATGAAATTGTGAAAGGACAGCGAATCTCTGCTAATATAGACACTCCAGAGGGAGGATTTGATGCAATTATGCAGGCAGCTGTTTGCAAG gaaaaaattgGATGGAGGAATGATTCTCTACATTTGCTGGTGTTTGTCAGTGATGCTGATTCCCATTTTGGGATGGACAGTAAACTGGCAGGGATTGTTATTCCTAATGATGGAAACTGTCATTTGGACCACAATAATGAATATTCCATGTCAACTGTTCTG GAGTATCCCACAATTGGACAATTAATTGACAAACTTGtgcaaaacaatgttttattaatttttgctgTAACGAATGAGCAAGTTCACATATATGAG aGCTATGCAAAGCTTATTCCTGGAGCTACTGTTGGACGACTACAGAAGGATTCTGGAAATATTCTCCAGTTGATCATTGCTGCATATCAG GAGCTGAGGTCCGAGGTGGAGCTGGAGGTCTTGGGAGAGACAGAAGGGCTCAATCTCTCTTTCACGGCCATCTGTAACAACGGGACCTTTTTCCCACATCAGAGGAAATGCTCGCATGTGAAAGTGGGAGACACA GTCTCTTTCAACGTGACTGTAAGTCTCTCCTCTTGTGAAAAAACCAGAAGGCATATTGTGGTAAAACCAGTGGGCCTCAGCGACACGCTGGAAATCGAACTTCTTCCCCAGTGCAGCTGTAACTGTCAGGCAAAGGCCGAGACGAACAGCCCAAAATGCAGCAAAGGGAAGGGATCGTTCGAGTGCGGGGTGTGCGTCTGCAGCCCGGGGTACGTGGGGCCGCGCTGCGAATGCGAGGAGAGCGCCCTCGGCGCCAGCTCCTGCAAGGGCGCGGCAGAGCGGAGCTCCTGCAGCGGGAGAGGCGACTGCTACTGCGGGCGGTGCGTTTGCCACCCATCCCTGTACGGAAGGGTGTACGGGCCGCGCTGTGAATGCGATGACTTCTCCTGTGTGAGACACAGAGGGCTCCAGTGCGGAG GCAATGGTGACTGTGATTGTGGGGAATGCGTGTGCCACAGCGGATGGACTGGTGAATACTGTAATTGCACAACTGACACCAGCGCCTGCGTTGCTGAGGACGGGACGCTGTGCAGTGGGAGAGGCGAATGCGTCTGTGGGTCGTGTGCTTGCACCCACCCGGGGGCTTCAGGCCAAACGTGTGAAAAATGCCCTCTCTGCGGTGACCCTTGCAGTTCCAGGCG GAGCTGTGTGGAATGTCACTTGGCTTCTGATGACAAGTCACTGGGAGAATGCAGTGAAAAATGCAAATTGGTTGATGCAACTGTCAGCACTGCAGAGG atTATTCGGAGGATAAATCCATTCCCTGCTCTTTGCAGGGGGAAAATGAATGTATAACCACATTTCTACTGGCTATGGATGAACAGCGAAGGACGGTCATTCACAGCATAGAACAGAAAG ACTGTCCACAGCTTCCAAATATCCCAATGATAATGGTGGGTGTCACCCTCGCTATCCTTCTCATTGGCATTGTTTTACTTTGTATATGGAAATTACTGGTGTCAGTTCAAGACCGAAAAGAGGTAGCCAAGTTTGAAGCAGAAAAATCGAAAGTTAAATGGCAAATG gaaACAAATCCGCTGTACAGAGGCTCAACaaccacttttaaaaatgtaacttaCAAGAAcgaagaaaagcaaaaaggggCCATGGCTGCAGATTTCTATTAG